The Oryzias latipes chromosome 1, ASM223467v1 genome contains a region encoding:
- the LOC110013360 gene encoding receptor-interacting serine/threonine-protein kinase 3-like has protein sequence MFKKKDSKPPSVKMSMSQPAIFAQLIPIIKKHANVVEKNILQVKELLTMDAKNSKKKHQKEVSDKLGEGRELLKVLFQEMDKTKELNHPQAQEIERGIIQLNKHWLSVCSFYQDVYEKIDVSPVDKTASGPVVVQNEERNEQNRADEPPPTSPSLPTLFRNMMGANNQINMFDDDSLLDWTEIGKGGFGSVYKARHNKMGHDVAIKILHDVSVEESLFEEAKFQKLFSCKFVLRVYGMYKGIPPYKTVKQEGIVMEFMTRGSIMDLCKNLRGPPPFPLACRLIQDVASGMRFLHLMGILHRDLKMPNVMLSEGLHAKLADFGLCTMSATCCPSNEGETENLGTLKYTPPEAYDINYKPVRSFDVYSFAIFLWVILSGEEPFPTAHPTRLRKCVAKGQRPTLEELSKQDKAGMNDLLVLMQKCWNGDPTQRPTFGEITPMVENVYAKHKSKIIHEVYEVLKQLDSDSGSIT, from the exons ATGTTTAAGAAAAAGGACTCCAAGCCCCCCTCTGTAAAGATGAGCAT GTCTCAGCCCGCCATCTTTGCCCAGCTGATTcccataataaaaaaacacgcCAACGTGGTGGAGAAAAATATCCTCCAGGTTAAAGAGCTGCTAACTATG GATgctaaaaatagcaaaaagaaGCATCAAAAAGAGGTCTCTGATAAACTTGGTGAGGGTAGGGAGCTGCTGAAGGTCCTTTTCCAGGAAATGGACAAAACCAAGGAGCTCAATCATCCACAGGCTCAGGAGATTGAAAGAGG TATCATCCAGCTCAACAAGCACTGGCTGTCGGTCTGCTCCTTCTACCAAGATGTCTATGAGAAGATCGACGTGTCACCAGTGGATAAAACTGCCTCGGGGCCTGTGGTCGTTCAGAATGAA GAGAGGAACGAACAAAACCGAGCTGACGAACCGCCGCCAACAAGTCCTTCA CTCCCGACACTCTTCAGAAATATGATGGGAGCAAACAACCAGATCAACATGTTTGATGATGACTCCTTACTGGACTGGACGGAGATTGGCAAAGGAGGGTTTGGCAGTGTGTACAAGGCCAGGCATAACAAAATGGGACATGATGTGGCCATTAAGATACTGCATGATGTTAG TGTGGAGGAATCACTGTTTGAGGAGGCTAAATTTCAGAAGTTGTTCTCCTGCAAATTTGTCCTGAGGGTTTATGGGATGTATAAGGGAATCCCTCCATATAAAACAGTCAAGCAAGAAGGAATAGTCATGGAGTTCATGACCAGAGGATCTATTATGGATCTATGCAAAAACTTGCGAGGTCCTCCTCCGTTTCCTCTGGCCTGCCGGTTGATCCAGGATGTGGCTTCAGGAATGCGATTCCTCCATTTAATGGGTATCTTGCACCGCGACCTAAAAATGCCGAATGTAATGCTGTCTGAAGGACTTCATGCCAAG CTGGCAGATTTTGGTCTGTGCACAATGTCTGCCACCTGTTGCCCCAGCAATGAAGGAGAAACAGAGAATTTAGGCACACTGAAGTACACGCCACCTGAAGCTTATGACATCAACTACAAACCTGTTCGCTCTTTTGACGTGTACAG ttttgcAATTTTTCTCTGGGTCATCCTCTCTGGAGAAGAACCTTTCCCCA ctgctCATCCAACACGTTTGCGCAAGTGTGTCGCTAAaggtcaaagacccactcttgAAGAATTATCAAAGCAAGATAAAGCAGGAATGAACGATCTGCTCGTTTTAATGCAGAAGTGCTGGAACGGTGATCCAACCCAGAGGCCAACATTTGGAG AGATTACTCCCATGGTGGAGAACGTGTACGCAAAGCATAAATCCAAAATTATTCATGAGGTCTACGAGGTTCTAAAACAgctg GACAGTGACTCAGGAAGCATCACATAA